One Oncorhynchus kisutch isolate 150728-3 linkage group LG13, Okis_V2, whole genome shotgun sequence DNA window includes the following coding sequences:
- the LOC109902114 gene encoding myelin-associated glycoprotein isoform X3 — MWCLELLLPVLLIIKDVSGQWNVWIPRDISAMTNSCVVIPCTFMYPSGIRPYRGTHGIWYFGQPYPQLFPPVVIKTRTDIVHESYKGRTKLIGDLQQRNCTLLISNIGTEHSGRYYFRADLGGANIYTYPDFSELKVLDQPNIDIPEEIVADENLELTCYAPDNCPENSPEIQWMYTDYLPEPEYTSDYVEESNTAVLSSTLIFTPRPIHNGQLLGCRVYYPNTTLVYERLISLDVKYAPRSVWVNVSVEVMEGSSVTLHCEVDSNPLPRISWLFGDQELLWDTASNASLSLEDLTPSQEGIYTCVGDNGYGAMNTSMYLAVLYPPSEPVVNGSLTVLEGSSISLQCSTQGNPAPTLTWLKDGELVGTITAEEVSVLELLELTPQGDGQYRCLAENEHGRASSSLNITVEYAPVLLEESKCTVVREGVQCVCMATGNPEPIIEFYLPDKNITINDTDGRYNYYTHTDGHTSTGMIKLREKGERLGNGAVNVHCSISNIYGSESFHLELQQEKKYMMAVIVGTIGGVAVIAFIIAAVRYVGHNNKNLRQSFWAQSLTPF; from the exons ATGTGGTGTTTGGAGCTGCTTCTGCCAGTGTTGCTAATCATCAAAG ATGTCAGTGGCCAGTGGAATGTATGGATACCCAGGGACATCTCGGCCATGACCAACTCCTGCGTGGTCATCCCCTGCACATTCATGTACCCGTCCGGTATCCGGCCGTACCGCGGCACCCACGGCATCTGGTACTTTGGTCAGCCCTACCCCCAGCTCTTCCCACCTGTGGTGATCAAGACGCGCACAGACATCGTACATGAAAGTTACAAAGGGCGTACCAAGCTCATTGGGGACCTGCAACAGAGGAACTGCACCCTGCTCATCAGTAATATAGGTACAGAGCACTCAGGGAGGTACTACTTCCGTGCCGACCTGGGCGGTGCCAACATCTACACCTACCCAGATTTCTCTGAGCTCAAGGTGCTGG aCCAGCCCAACATTGACATCCCTGAGGAGATAGTCGCTGACGAGAATCTGGAGTTGACGTGCTATGCTCCAGACAATTGTCCAGAGAATAGCCCAGAGATCCAATGGATGTACACAGACTACCTGCCTGAACCCGAGTATACCTCAGACTACGTGGAAGAGAGCAACACAGCCGTGCTGTCCAGCACACTCATCTTCACCCCCAGGCCCATACACAATGGTCAGCTGCTGGGCTGCAGGGTCTACTACCCCAACACCACCCTGGTCTATGAGAGACTCATCTCTCTGGATGTCAAGT ATGCCCCTCGCTCGGTGTGGGTGAACGTGTCCGTGGAGGTGATGGAGGGCAGCTCGGTAACACTGCACTGCGAGGTGGACAGTAACCCTCTTCCCAGGATCTCCTGGCTGTTTGGGGACCAGGAGCTGCTGTGGGACACGGCTTCCAACGCCTCCCTCTCCCTGGAGGACTTAACCCCCTCTCAGGAGGGCATCTACACCTGCGTGGGAGATAATGGCTACGGCGCCATGAACACATCCATGTACCTGGCTGTCTTGT ACCCTCCCAGTGAGCCAGTGGTAAACGGCTCCCTGACCGTTTTGGAAGGTTCCTCCATCTCCCTGCAATGTAGCACCCAAGGCAATCCCGCACCCACCCTCACCTGGCTGAAGGACGGGGAGCTGGTGGGCACCATCACGGCCGAGGAGGTGTCTGTGCTGGAGCTTCTGGAGCTCACCCCTCAGGGAGACGGACAGTACCGCTGCCTGGCAGAGAACGAACACGGACGAGCCAGCAGCTCCCTCAACATCACTGTGGAAT ACGCCCCTGTCCTTCTGGAAGAGTCCAAGTGCACGGTGGTGAGGGAGGGAGTCCAGTGTGTTTGCATGGCTACGGGTAACCCTGAGCCCATCATCGAGTTCTACCTCCCCGACAAGAACATCACCATCAACGACACGGACGGACGCTACAACTACTACACGCACACAGACGGCCACACGTCCACGGGCATGATCAAACTACGGGAGAAGGGCGAGCGCCTGGGCAACGGTGCTGTCAATGTGCACTGCAGCATTAGCAACATATACGGGTCGGAGAGCTTTCATCTGGAGTTACAGCAGGAGA AGAAGTACATGATGGCAGTGATTGTTGGCACCATCGGTGGAGTGGCTGTCATCGCCTTCATCATCGCAGCAGTGAGATATGTGGGCCATAACAACAAGAA CTTAAGACAGAGCTTCTGGGCTCAAAGTTTAACTCCATTCTAG
- the LOC109902114 gene encoding myelin-associated glycoprotein isoform X2 has translation MWCLELLLPVLLIIKDVSGQWNVWIPRDISAMTNSCVVIPCTFMYPSGIRPYRGTHGIWYFGQPYPQLFPPVVIKTRTDIVHESYKGRTKLIGDLQQRNCTLLISNIGTEHSGRYYFRADLGGANIYTYPDFSELKVLDQPNIDIPEEIVADENLELTCYAPDNCPENSPEIQWMYTDYLPEPEYTSDYVEESNTAVLSSTLIFTPRPIHNGQLLGCRVYYPNTTLVYERLISLDVKYAPRSVWVNVSVEVMEGSSVTLHCEVDSNPLPRISWLFGDQELLWDTASNASLSLEDLTPSQEGIYTCVGDNGYGAMNTSMYLAVLYPPSEPVVNGSLTVLEGSSISLQCSTQGNPAPTLTWLKDGELVGTITAEEVSVLELLELTPQGDGQYRCLAENEHGRASSSLNITVEYAPVLLEESKCTVVREGVQCVCMATGNPEPIIEFYLPDKNITINDTDGRYNYYTHTDGHTSTGMIKLREKGERLGNGAVNVHCSISNIYGSESFHLELQQEKKYMMAVIVGTIGGVAVIAFIIAAVRYVGHNNKKEKTGIINLWALWQTWRGKS, from the exons ATGTGGTGTTTGGAGCTGCTTCTGCCAGTGTTGCTAATCATCAAAG ATGTCAGTGGCCAGTGGAATGTATGGATACCCAGGGACATCTCGGCCATGACCAACTCCTGCGTGGTCATCCCCTGCACATTCATGTACCCGTCCGGTATCCGGCCGTACCGCGGCACCCACGGCATCTGGTACTTTGGTCAGCCCTACCCCCAGCTCTTCCCACCTGTGGTGATCAAGACGCGCACAGACATCGTACATGAAAGTTACAAAGGGCGTACCAAGCTCATTGGGGACCTGCAACAGAGGAACTGCACCCTGCTCATCAGTAATATAGGTACAGAGCACTCAGGGAGGTACTACTTCCGTGCCGACCTGGGCGGTGCCAACATCTACACCTACCCAGATTTCTCTGAGCTCAAGGTGCTGG aCCAGCCCAACATTGACATCCCTGAGGAGATAGTCGCTGACGAGAATCTGGAGTTGACGTGCTATGCTCCAGACAATTGTCCAGAGAATAGCCCAGAGATCCAATGGATGTACACAGACTACCTGCCTGAACCCGAGTATACCTCAGACTACGTGGAAGAGAGCAACACAGCCGTGCTGTCCAGCACACTCATCTTCACCCCCAGGCCCATACACAATGGTCAGCTGCTGGGCTGCAGGGTCTACTACCCCAACACCACCCTGGTCTATGAGAGACTCATCTCTCTGGATGTCAAGT ATGCCCCTCGCTCGGTGTGGGTGAACGTGTCCGTGGAGGTGATGGAGGGCAGCTCGGTAACACTGCACTGCGAGGTGGACAGTAACCCTCTTCCCAGGATCTCCTGGCTGTTTGGGGACCAGGAGCTGCTGTGGGACACGGCTTCCAACGCCTCCCTCTCCCTGGAGGACTTAACCCCCTCTCAGGAGGGCATCTACACCTGCGTGGGAGATAATGGCTACGGCGCCATGAACACATCCATGTACCTGGCTGTCTTGT ACCCTCCCAGTGAGCCAGTGGTAAACGGCTCCCTGACCGTTTTGGAAGGTTCCTCCATCTCCCTGCAATGTAGCACCCAAGGCAATCCCGCACCCACCCTCACCTGGCTGAAGGACGGGGAGCTGGTGGGCACCATCACGGCCGAGGAGGTGTCTGTGCTGGAGCTTCTGGAGCTCACCCCTCAGGGAGACGGACAGTACCGCTGCCTGGCAGAGAACGAACACGGACGAGCCAGCAGCTCCCTCAACATCACTGTGGAAT ACGCCCCTGTCCTTCTGGAAGAGTCCAAGTGCACGGTGGTGAGGGAGGGAGTCCAGTGTGTTTGCATGGCTACGGGTAACCCTGAGCCCATCATCGAGTTCTACCTCCCCGACAAGAACATCACCATCAACGACACGGACGGACGCTACAACTACTACACGCACACAGACGGCCACACGTCCACGGGCATGATCAAACTACGGGAGAAGGGCGAGCGCCTGGGCAACGGTGCTGTCAATGTGCACTGCAGCATTAGCAACATATACGGGTCGGAGAGCTTTCATCTGGAGTTACAGCAGGAGA AGAAGTACATGATGGCAGTGATTGTTGGCACCATCGGTGGAGTGGCTGTCATCGCCTTCATCATCGCAGCAGTGAGATATGTGGGCCATAACAACAAGAA GGAGAAGACGGGGATTATCAACCTGTGGGCTCTATGGCAGACCTGGAGAGGCAAGAGCTGA
- the LOC109902114 gene encoding myelin-associated glycoprotein isoform X1, whose translation MWCLELLLPVLLIIKDVSGQWNVWIPRDISAMTNSCVVIPCTFMYPSGIRPYRGTHGIWYFGQPYPQLFPPVVIKTRTDIVHESYKGRTKLIGDLQQRNCTLLISNIGTEHSGRYYFRADLGGANIYTYPDFSELKVLDQPNIDIPEEIVADENLELTCYAPDNCPENSPEIQWMYTDYLPEPEYTSDYVEESNTAVLSSTLIFTPRPIHNGQLLGCRVYYPNTTLVYERLISLDVKYAPRSVWVNVSVEVMEGSSVTLHCEVDSNPLPRISWLFGDQELLWDTASNASLSLEDLTPSQEGIYTCVGDNGYGAMNTSMYLAVLYPPSEPVVNGSLTVLEGSSISLQCSTQGNPAPTLTWLKDGELVGTITAEEVSVLELLELTPQGDGQYRCLAENEHGRASSSLNITVEYAPVLLEESKCTVVREGVQCVCMATGNPEPIIEFYLPDKNITINDTDGRYNYYTHTDGHTSTGMIKLREKGERLGNGAVNVHCSISNIYGSESFHLELQQEKKYMMAVIVGTIGGVAVIAFIIAAVRYVGHNNKKENGNPGQDLVSKLENPALYYSTVKKDKQCLRKKVLKTELLGSKFNSILEESTGEDGDYQPVGSMADLERQELNYAALQFLGGRSRDGGASGRGDDGSDYTEIKAK comes from the exons ATGTGGTGTTTGGAGCTGCTTCTGCCAGTGTTGCTAATCATCAAAG ATGTCAGTGGCCAGTGGAATGTATGGATACCCAGGGACATCTCGGCCATGACCAACTCCTGCGTGGTCATCCCCTGCACATTCATGTACCCGTCCGGTATCCGGCCGTACCGCGGCACCCACGGCATCTGGTACTTTGGTCAGCCCTACCCCCAGCTCTTCCCACCTGTGGTGATCAAGACGCGCACAGACATCGTACATGAAAGTTACAAAGGGCGTACCAAGCTCATTGGGGACCTGCAACAGAGGAACTGCACCCTGCTCATCAGTAATATAGGTACAGAGCACTCAGGGAGGTACTACTTCCGTGCCGACCTGGGCGGTGCCAACATCTACACCTACCCAGATTTCTCTGAGCTCAAGGTGCTGG aCCAGCCCAACATTGACATCCCTGAGGAGATAGTCGCTGACGAGAATCTGGAGTTGACGTGCTATGCTCCAGACAATTGTCCAGAGAATAGCCCAGAGATCCAATGGATGTACACAGACTACCTGCCTGAACCCGAGTATACCTCAGACTACGTGGAAGAGAGCAACACAGCCGTGCTGTCCAGCACACTCATCTTCACCCCCAGGCCCATACACAATGGTCAGCTGCTGGGCTGCAGGGTCTACTACCCCAACACCACCCTGGTCTATGAGAGACTCATCTCTCTGGATGTCAAGT ATGCCCCTCGCTCGGTGTGGGTGAACGTGTCCGTGGAGGTGATGGAGGGCAGCTCGGTAACACTGCACTGCGAGGTGGACAGTAACCCTCTTCCCAGGATCTCCTGGCTGTTTGGGGACCAGGAGCTGCTGTGGGACACGGCTTCCAACGCCTCCCTCTCCCTGGAGGACTTAACCCCCTCTCAGGAGGGCATCTACACCTGCGTGGGAGATAATGGCTACGGCGCCATGAACACATCCATGTACCTGGCTGTCTTGT ACCCTCCCAGTGAGCCAGTGGTAAACGGCTCCCTGACCGTTTTGGAAGGTTCCTCCATCTCCCTGCAATGTAGCACCCAAGGCAATCCCGCACCCACCCTCACCTGGCTGAAGGACGGGGAGCTGGTGGGCACCATCACGGCCGAGGAGGTGTCTGTGCTGGAGCTTCTGGAGCTCACCCCTCAGGGAGACGGACAGTACCGCTGCCTGGCAGAGAACGAACACGGACGAGCCAGCAGCTCCCTCAACATCACTGTGGAAT ACGCCCCTGTCCTTCTGGAAGAGTCCAAGTGCACGGTGGTGAGGGAGGGAGTCCAGTGTGTTTGCATGGCTACGGGTAACCCTGAGCCCATCATCGAGTTCTACCTCCCCGACAAGAACATCACCATCAACGACACGGACGGACGCTACAACTACTACACGCACACAGACGGCCACACGTCCACGGGCATGATCAAACTACGGGAGAAGGGCGAGCGCCTGGGCAACGGTGCTGTCAATGTGCACTGCAGCATTAGCAACATATACGGGTCGGAGAGCTTTCATCTGGAGTTACAGCAGGAGA AGAAGTACATGATGGCAGTGATTGTTGGCACCATCGGTGGAGTGGCTGTCATCGCCTTCATCATCGCAGCAGTGAGATATGTGGGCCATAACAACAAGAA AGAGAATGGCAACCCTGGGCAGGACCTGGTCTCTAAACTGGAGAACCCAGCGTTGTACTACAGCACAGTCAAGAAGGACAAACAATGTCTGAGGAAGAAAGTG CTTAAGACAGAGCTTCTGGGCTCAAAGTTTAACTCCATTCTAGAGGAGAGCACG GGAGAAGACGGGGATTATCAACCTGTGGGCTCTATGGCAGACCTGGAGAGGCAAGAGCTGAATTACGCCGCCCTGCAGTTTCTCGGGGGGCGCTCCAGGGATGGGGGGGCCTCAGGGAGGGGGGATGACGGCAGCGACTACACCGAGATCAAGGCCAAATGA